A single genomic interval of Desulfovibrio sp. JC022 harbors:
- a CDS encoding glycosyltransferase family 1 protein: protein MKTYIFIPPVRKPTGGITVFCQIASILARHGKDVQLVMREKGSWMPQLAEGYPDPIHWDDVQLTPDDLWLVPEGWVNSLAPGLNAKARCLVYCQNWAYLFSSLPEGVSWANLPVSFLAVSHPVEWFMQQTVGKVSPILRPGIDTELFYPPEKKPGGKLKIAYMPRKNKALVSQIKSIFESRNAGAEVRWVEIAGMDAKGVAETLRSCHIFLVSGFPEGCPLPPLESLASGCIPVGFSGFGGWDYMRQIEGATFKPWWPLRDVSWSGNGFWSADADVLDAAFNLEKAITLWREGGSVLDSALEAGQQTIRSYTVEEQEKTVLEIWEKF, encoded by the coding sequence ATGAAAACATATATATTTATACCTCCTGTTCGTAAGCCCACCGGGGGGATTACGGTTTTTTGTCAGATAGCTTCCATTCTCGCCCGTCACGGTAAGGATGTGCAGCTTGTCATGCGTGAAAAGGGCAGCTGGATGCCGCAACTTGCGGAAGGATATCCTGATCCGATTCACTGGGATGATGTGCAGCTGACCCCGGATGATCTCTGGCTGGTGCCTGAAGGCTGGGTGAATAGTCTTGCCCCGGGGCTGAATGCTAAGGCTAGGTGTTTGGTTTACTGTCAGAATTGGGCTTATCTGTTTTCTTCCCTGCCGGAAGGAGTGTCCTGGGCTAATTTGCCTGTTTCGTTTCTTGCGGTTTCACATCCTGTTGAATGGTTCATGCAGCAGACCGTGGGCAAGGTTTCCCCGATCCTGAGGCCGGGCATTGATACAGAGCTTTTTTATCCTCCTGAGAAGAAGCCCGGAGGAAAACTCAAAATTGCGTATATGCCGCGCAAGAACAAAGCTCTCGTGAGTCAGATTAAATCTATTTTTGAGTCGCGCAATGCCGGAGCCGAGGTCCGCTGGGTGGAGATTGCCGGGATGGATGCCAAGGGCGTGGCCGAAACTTTGCGTTCCTGCCATATTTTTCTTGTTTCCGGTTTCCCCGAAGGTTGCCCGCTGCCGCCTCTTGAATCTCTTGCGTCTGGCTGTATCCCAGTGGGATTTTCCGGTTTCGGCGGCTGGGATTACATGCGTCAGATTGAAGGTGCCACCTTCAAACCATGGTGGCCCCTGCGTGATGTTTCGTGGTCCGGCAACGGTTTCTGGTCCGCCGATGCGGACGTGCTTGATGCGGCCTTCAATCTTGAAAAAGCCATCACCCTCTGGCGTGAGGGCGGTTCCGTCCTTGACAGTGCCTTAGAAGCAGGGCAACAGACCATCCGTTCATATACAGTGGAAGAGCAGGAAAAGACTGTTCTGGAGATTTGGGAAAAGTTTTAA
- a CDS encoding TatD family hydrolase — protein sequence MAKKNRALPQSVGINIPGVETHAHLDLEEFREDLPEVLTRAKESGVGKIGNVFLGPQAYHENKKLFADYPEVFFLLGVHPNDSGKFVEDDIEAMRDAFKTEPRLKAVGEIGLDFYWDRVPYDVQEDVFRKQLKLADELDLPVVIHSRDAHERTIEVLEDFGWSGKPLLWHCFGGDAETAKRIVDHGWYISVPGPVTYKKNEIAQEAVKSIPLDRLVLETDCPFLTPEPWRGKRNEPAFVVFTAAKVAELKEMDVNELWKACSENAHKFFNLGN from the coding sequence ATGGCTAAGAAAAACAGAGCATTGCCCCAGAGCGTGGGTATAAATATTCCGGGCGTGGAGACCCATGCCCATTTGGATCTGGAAGAGTTCCGTGAAGACCTGCCTGAAGTGCTGACAAGGGCCAAAGAGAGCGGAGTCGGTAAAATCGGAAACGTCTTTCTGGGACCGCAGGCCTACCATGAGAACAAGAAACTTTTTGCGGATTACCCGGAAGTGTTCTTCTTGCTCGGCGTGCATCCCAATGATTCCGGTAAATTTGTGGAAGATGACATTGAAGCCATGCGCGATGCTTTCAAGACTGAGCCGCGTTTGAAGGCGGTTGGTGAGATCGGCCTTGATTTTTATTGGGACCGTGTGCCGTATGATGTGCAGGAAGATGTGTTCCGCAAACAGCTTAAACTGGCAGATGAACTGGATCTCCCGGTGGTAATCCACAGCCGTGATGCCCATGAGCGGACCATTGAAGTGCTGGAAGATTTCGGCTGGTCCGGCAAACCGCTGCTCTGGCATTGTTTCGGCGGAGATGCTGAGACCGCAAAGCGTATCGTTGACCACGGCTGGTATATTTCCGTACCCGGTCCGGTTACCTATAAAAAGAATGAAATTGCGCAGGAAGCGGTTAAGTCTATCCCGCTGGACCGTCTGGTGCTGGAAACTGACTGCCCGTTCCTGACCCCCGAACCGTGGCGCGGCAAGCGTAATGAACCCGCGTTTGTGGTTTTCACTGCCGCTAAAGTTGCTGAGCTGAAGGAAATGGATGTGAACGAGTTGTGGAAAGCCTGCTCAGAGAATGCGCATAAGTTCTTTAATTTAGGGAATTAA
- a CDS encoding N-acetyltransferase yields MIRKVLPEEYDFLGSLWLEVSINAHDFISREFWEANLDAMRNEYLPASETWVIEQDGDIAGFMSLMGETVAALFVSADKQGNGLGSRLLHHAKEEYESLNLCVYKENLSSVAFYKKQGFKVSEERADEHTGHVEFVMSWQR; encoded by the coding sequence GTGATTAGAAAGGTTCTGCCCGAAGAGTATGATTTTTTAGGTAGTCTGTGGCTTGAAGTGTCCATTAATGCTCACGATTTTATTTCCCGTGAATTCTGGGAAGCAAATCTCGATGCCATGCGCAATGAATATCTACCCGCCTCTGAAACATGGGTGATTGAGCAAGATGGCGATATTGCGGGCTTTATGAGTCTTATGGGTGAAACCGTTGCGGCTTTGTTTGTTTCTGCCGATAAGCAGGGAAATGGCCTTGGATCACGTCTGCTGCACCATGCAAAAGAAGAATATGAAAGTCTCAACCTTTGCGTTTACAAAGAAAATTTATCTTCTGTGGCATTTTACAAAAAACAGGGATTCAAGGTGTCTGAAGAACGCGCAGATGAGCACACCGGACATGTTGAATTTGTGATGAGCTGGCAGCGTTAA
- a CDS encoding sensor domain-containing diguanylate cyclase, which produces MITHSTNTNTNTIPNMSIDKFDFDSTLLTINFATRLLAMEVDPDILVDRVLEAFCDLGNCQDATLMMYDEYDQLKGVAASHKQHRFIIDEQIPLTKAMIEAAQSLKPVVRPVCDDSIYPLPSEYCDTDKTCLCIPLVGSRDRIRGFVTLYRGKDQQWDISELFQLGIVSTVAAISIENSRLFRQTIEDSLTGLYMRRYLFIRVREEIQRFKRRGGPLSVIMLDVDDFKAVNDSYGHATGDMVLRAVGQILHDNSRQGVDIPCRYGGEEFVILMPGSEKKEAVIVAERIRSACENATISVPEGKVKITASCGIASIEECQEPSADALLNIADKRMYCAKESGRNQVVSK; this is translated from the coding sequence ATGATTACTCACTCCACCAACACCAACACCAACACCATACCCAACATGTCCATTGATAAATTCGATTTTGATTCAACGCTGTTGACCATAAATTTTGCGACCCGGCTTCTGGCCATGGAAGTAGACCCCGACATCCTTGTGGACCGGGTTCTGGAAGCTTTTTGCGATCTTGGTAATTGTCAGGACGCGACCCTGATGATGTACGATGAATACGACCAGCTCAAAGGGGTTGCCGCTTCCCATAAGCAGCACAGATTCATAATTGATGAACAGATTCCGCTGACCAAAGCCATGATTGAAGCAGCCCAATCCCTGAAGCCGGTAGTGCGTCCGGTTTGCGACGATTCAATCTACCCCCTGCCTTCAGAATACTGCGACACAGACAAAACCTGCCTGTGCATACCGCTGGTCGGTTCCCGTGACCGTATCCGGGGATTCGTGACTCTTTACCGGGGCAAGGATCAGCAGTGGGATATTTCTGAACTTTTCCAGTTGGGCATAGTTTCAACAGTAGCGGCGATTTCCATTGAAAATTCAAGGCTCTTCCGCCAGACCATTGAAGACAGCCTGACCGGGCTGTACATGCGCCGTTACCTGTTCATCAGGGTGCGTGAAGAAATTCAGCGCTTTAAACGCAGAGGCGGCCCACTTTCGGTCATCATGCTTGATGTGGATGATTTCAAAGCCGTAAACGACAGCTACGGCCACGCCACCGGAGACATGGTCCTGCGCGCTGTAGGTCAGATATTGCACGACAACAGCCGCCAAGGCGTGGATATTCCCTGCCGTTACGGAGGGGAAGAATTCGTAATCCTCATGCCCGGTTCGGAAAAAAAAGAAGCAGTTATTGTAGCCGAAAGAATCAGGTCAGCCTGCGAAAATGCCACCATTTCCGTTCCCGAAGGCAAGGTAAAGATAACCGCCAGTTGCGGTATTGCTTCCATAGAGGAATGTCAGGAACCATCAGCGGATGCATTGCTGAACATTGCCGACAAACGGATGTATTGCGCCAAGGAATCCGGACGCAACCAAGTGGTCAGCAAATAA
- a CDS encoding transcriptional regulator — translation MPAIVKSISCEIDHYVPFVEFLGTFLGDNCEVVLHDTTSKEKSVLAIANGHISGRGVGAPLTDLALKFLVDEVYRQQDWMMGYTTEGRNGHILHSATYFIKGSGGDLLGMLCLNMDTSDMLAARDMINKVIHSAGFERSVKKEDHSSAPAGEEHSETFPKSMEDLTESLIVRVISDTNILPERMTSDEKQDVVSTLNERGVFMLKGAIKDVAKHLVVSEATVYRYLQKINDK, via the coding sequence TTGCCAGCTATTGTTAAGTCTATATCCTGTGAGATTGATCATTATGTTCCTTTTGTGGAATTTCTGGGAACATTTCTGGGTGATAATTGTGAAGTTGTCCTGCACGATACCACCAGCAAGGAAAAATCGGTACTTGCCATTGCCAACGGACATATTTCCGGGCGTGGTGTGGGTGCGCCCTTGACTGATCTGGCCTTGAAGTTTCTGGTGGATGAAGTTTACCGCCAGCAAGATTGGATGATGGGCTACACCACTGAAGGGCGAAACGGTCATATTCTCCATTCCGCAACATATTTTATTAAAGGGTCCGGTGGTGACTTGTTGGGGATGCTTTGCCTGAACATGGATACCTCCGATATGCTGGCCGCCCGCGACATGATTAACAAAGTGATTCATAGTGCCGGGTTCGAGCGTTCTGTCAAGAAAGAGGACCATTCCTCCGCCCCTGCTGGTGAAGAGCATAGTGAAACCTTCCCTAAGTCCATGGAAGACCTGACAGAATCCCTTATTGTGCGCGTTATTTCAGATACTAATATTCTGCCGGAACGCATGACTTCTGATGAAAAACAGGATGTGGTCTCAACCCTCAATGAGCGGGGTGTGTTCATGCTTAAAGGGGCTATTAAGGACGTAGCAAAGCATCTGGTGGTCTCTGAGGCTACAGTCTACCGTTATTTGCAGAAGATTAACGATAAATAA
- a CDS encoding RidA family protein, producing the protein MKKVVVSEKAPAAVGCYSHAIETGNLVFTSGQLPINAETGKMPEGPAAQAKQALDNLKYVLEAAGATMDDVVKTTVLIQNIEDFAAINEVYATYFSEPFPARSCFEVANLPLGALVEIEAVAAK; encoded by the coding sequence ATGAAGAAAGTTGTTGTAAGTGAGAAAGCCCCCGCAGCAGTAGGCTGCTACTCTCACGCAATTGAAACCGGAAATCTGGTTTTCACCTCCGGTCAGCTGCCCATCAATGCTGAAACCGGAAAAATGCCTGAAGGTCCTGCTGCTCAGGCCAAGCAGGCCCTCGATAACCTGAAGTACGTTCTTGAAGCAGCCGGAGCCACCATGGATGACGTGGTCAAGACCACCGTGCTGATCCAGAACATCGAAGACTTCGCTGCTATCAACGAAGTTTACGCGACTTATTTCTCTGAACCGTTTCCCGCACGCAGCTGCTTTGAAGTGGCAAATCTTCCCCTTGGTGCTTTGGTGGAGATTGAGGCTGTTGCGGCTAAATAA
- a CDS encoding dicarboxylate/amino acid:cation symporter has translation MSKESKFKEFGLIIKLLFGIAAGVGIGLFANHAVMEVVVTAKYVMGQFIFYTVPLVILAFIAPAITRLGQNASKMLGVGVSLAYLSAAGAATMAAVAGYVLIPHLSIATQVEGLRELPEVVFQLSIPPIMSVMTALVTAIVLGLATIWVKAKTFENMLGEFENIMMQVVTRIIIPILPFFIAATFAGLAYEGSLTKQLPVFLEVIVIVLVGHFIWLTFLYTLAGIISKRNPLEVFKHYPPAYLTAVGTMSSAATLPVSLECAGKSKALGKDTVEFMVPLGATIHLCGSVLTETFFAMTISMMLYGTLPSVGTMTMFILLFGIFAIGAPGVPGGTVMASLGIVVGVLGFDPAGVALLLAVFALQDSFGTACNVTGDGALALMMEGIFNRNGELDKARTS, from the coding sequence ATGTCTAAGGAATCAAAATTCAAAGAGTTTGGGCTGATCATTAAATTGCTTTTCGGTATTGCAGCCGGTGTGGGAATCGGTCTTTTTGCAAATCATGCGGTAATGGAAGTTGTGGTTACTGCTAAATATGTAATGGGTCAGTTTATTTTTTATACTGTTCCTCTTGTCATTCTTGCTTTTATCGCCCCGGCAATTACCAGACTGGGCCAGAACGCATCTAAAATGCTGGGTGTGGGTGTTTCCCTTGCTTACCTTTCCGCTGCCGGTGCTGCTACTATGGCTGCTGTCGCTGGGTATGTACTCATCCCTCATCTTTCAATTGCCACTCAGGTTGAAGGTCTTCGCGAGCTTCCCGAAGTTGTTTTTCAGCTGTCCATCCCGCCGATTATGTCTGTTATGACCGCGCTGGTGACCGCTATCGTGCTTGGTCTTGCCACTATCTGGGTCAAAGCCAAGACTTTTGAAAATATGCTCGGCGAATTTGAGAACATTATGATGCAGGTAGTTACCCGGATCATTATTCCTATTCTGCCCTTCTTTATCGCAGCCACTTTTGCCGGACTTGCTTACGAAGGAAGCCTCACCAAGCAGCTTCCGGTATTTCTTGAAGTTATTGTGATTGTCCTCGTAGGTCATTTCATCTGGCTCACTTTCCTGTACACCCTTGCAGGCATCATTTCCAAACGTAACCCCCTTGAAGTTTTCAAGCATTATCCGCCCGCATACCTCACAGCGGTAGGTACCATGTCCAGTGCCGCAACTCTGCCTGTTTCTCTTGAATGTGCAGGTAAGTCCAAGGCTCTCGGCAAGGACACTGTTGAGTTCATGGTTCCCCTTGGCGCGACCATCCACCTTTGCGGTTCCGTGCTCACTGAAACCTTTTTCGCCATGACCATCTCCATGATGCTCTACGGTACCCTGCCTTCCGTGGGCACAATGACCATGTTTATCCTGCTCTTCGGCATCTTCGCCATCGGCGCACCCGGCGTTCCCGGCGGAACCGTTATGGCTTCCCTCGGTATCGTTGTCGGCGTACTCGGTTTCGACCCCGCAGGTGTTGCACTGCTGCTGGCAGTCTTCGCCCTTCAGGACAGCTTCGGTACTGCCTGTAACGTAACCGGTGACGGTGCCCTTGCTCTCATGATGGAAGGTATCTTCAATCGCAACGGTGAACTCGACAAAGCCCGCACTTCTTAA
- a CDS encoding serine dehydratase subunit alpha family protein produces MTNKKWSEYAEILKREVVPALGCTEPIAIALAAARAAETLGKEAEKVVVKVSGNLLKNGMGVGVPGTGMTGLDIAAAVGVTGGKSELALEVLRDLDAEQLAAGKKLLADGRLHVELADTEELLYVEAVVESGADSARCVIARAHAAIVLVEKNGEEVFSAPLMSEDKEESGCSMTMKEIFEYATEAPLEDLRFILEAVELNEKVATEGLTDDWGLKVGKSIAKDIEDGIRSDDIVSYAIKMTAAASDARMEGIQMPVMSNSGSGNQGLTATLPVLAFARRRNASEEQLVRALILSHLSAVHMKSHLGKLSALCGASLAATASGCGIVLILGGGLEEVESAIKNTLGDIAGMICDGAKTSCALKVSSAVEAAINSALLAMKGISIPGKDGILDDDIEACIRNVGQLGSVGMAQTDKVILEIMTGKHTTAPAA; encoded by the coding sequence ATGACAAATAAAAAATGGTCTGAATACGCAGAAATTTTGAAACGTGAAGTTGTTCCCGCTCTCGGCTGCACAGAGCCTATCGCCATTGCCCTTGCTGCTGCCAGGGCGGCTGAGACTCTTGGTAAAGAAGCCGAAAAAGTAGTTGTTAAAGTGAGCGGCAACCTGCTCAAAAACGGTATGGGCGTAGGCGTTCCCGGTACCGGAATGACCGGGCTGGACATCGCTGCAGCTGTAGGCGTTACCGGTGGTAAATCCGAACTCGCGCTGGAAGTTCTGCGTGACCTTGATGCCGAGCAACTGGCAGCGGGTAAGAAGTTGCTGGCTGATGGTCGTTTACATGTAGAGTTGGCCGACACTGAAGAATTGCTTTACGTGGAAGCTGTTGTTGAATCAGGTGCTGATTCAGCCCGCTGCGTAATCGCTCGTGCTCATGCAGCTATTGTGCTGGTGGAAAAGAACGGTGAAGAAGTTTTTTCCGCACCGCTTATGAGCGAGGACAAGGAAGAGTCCGGCTGTTCTATGACCATGAAAGAAATTTTCGAATACGCCACCGAGGCTCCGCTGGAAGATCTGCGTTTTATTCTTGAAGCTGTAGAGCTTAATGAGAAGGTTGCAACTGAAGGCCTTACTGATGACTGGGGGCTGAAAGTGGGTAAATCCATTGCCAAGGATATTGAAGACGGCATCCGTTCCGATGATATAGTTTCATACGCCATCAAGATGACCGCCGCAGCTTCCGATGCGCGTATGGAAGGTATCCAGATGCCGGTAATGAGCAACTCCGGCAGCGGCAACCAGGGGCTGACCGCGACTCTGCCTGTGCTGGCCTTTGCCAGACGTCGCAATGCCAGTGAAGAACAGCTTGTGCGAGCTCTGATACTGAGCCACCTTTCCGCAGTACACATGAAGAGCCATCTTGGTAAGCTTTCCGCTCTTTGCGGGGCCAGCCTTGCCGCGACTGCTTCCGGCTGCGGTATTGTTCTTATTCTCGGCGGCGGACTGGAAGAGGTTGAAAGCGCCATTAAGAACACCCTCGGCGATATTGCCGGAATGATCTGCGACGGCGCAAAAACTTCCTGCGCTCTGAAGGTTTCATCCGCAGTGGAAGCAGCCATCAATTCCGCACTGCTGGCAATGAAAGGAATCTCCATCCCCGGTAAAGATGGAATTCTTGATGATGATATCGAAGCCTGTATCCGTAACGTGGGACAGCTTGGGTCCGTGGGGATGGCTCAGACCGATAAGGTCATCCTTGAGATCATGACCGGGAAGCACACCACTGCCCCGGCAGCATAA